The proteins below are encoded in one region of Cucurbita pepo subsp. pepo cultivar mu-cu-16 chromosome LG10, ASM280686v2, whole genome shotgun sequence:
- the LOC111803483 gene encoding auxin-repressed 12.5 kDa protein-like, translating to MVLLEKLWDDIVAGPRPDRGLGKLRKITINPPIVKDLDGEGSKGSLSMPNSPATPTTPVTPTTPLTAARKDNVWRSVFNPGRNLATKTIGAEVFDKPQPNSPTVYDWLYSGETRSKHR from the exons ATGGTTCTGCTTGAGAAGCTTTGGGATGATATTGTGGCTGGACCTCGCCCTGACCGCGGCCTCGGCAAGCTCAGGAAAATCACCATTAATCCCCCCATCGTTAAAG ATTTGGATGGAGAGGGAAGCAAAGGGTCGTTGTCCATGCCGAATAGTCCGGCAACACCCACCACGCCGGTGACACCTACGACGCCGTTAACGGCGGCGCGTAAGGACAATGTTTGGAGGAGCGTGTTCAACCCTGGTAGAAACCTTGCCACCAAGACTATTGGTGCTGAAGTCTTCGACAAACCTCAACCAAACTCTCCAACTGTTTACGACTG GCTCTACAGCGGTGAGACCAGGAGCAAGCACCGTTAA
- the LOC111803482 gene encoding putative E3 ubiquitin-protein ligase RING1a isoform X3, which translates to MNELFGFVAVKLSDIRRDVQCPICLGIIRKTRTVMECLHRFCRECIDKSMRLGNNECPACRTHCASRRSLRDDPNFDTLIAVLYPDIDKYEEEELAFQEEEKARNKQIQSSIAQTLKRQTEALGRKRSKPLRRLSSRGRKSFQNHIESLSFDENEDENDYDASKNSSSADERMDTRPNKRSRRGGPVRFSQSSSATGADGADGGSNENDYEVNKERVGASMGLVSSSEKLSWGKGGIRSHTRYGGINGGGGKISRNNRITKLSDYVRNSENISEEELDVHLMLVSMDKTRIPALRSPYICCRPSVTIGHLRQLVALETALSVDVIEMYVVKELQMKINPSTSGTFLDPCKESAQILNQQETLSMDKLKTHRLACGYLVCLEPTPHKCLKTVHPLLE; encoded by the exons GAATCATCAGAAAAACCAGAACAGTGATGGAATGTCTGCACCGCTTCTGCAGGGAATGCATTGACAAATCAATGCGTTTAGG TAACAATGAGTGCCCTGCTTGCCGCACTCATTGTGCCAGTCGACGCTCTTTGAGAgatgatccaaattttgataCCTTAATTGCTGTGTTGTATCCAGATATCGACAAATATGAGGAGGAG gaaCTAGCTTttcaagaagaagagaaagctcGTAATAAGCAG ATCCAATCTTCCATTGCTCAGACACTTAAACGACAAACTGAAGCTTTGGGTCGGAAACGTTCAAAACCTTTGAGGAGATTAAGTTCTAGAGGACGAAAAAGCTTCCAAAATCATATTGAGAGTCTAAGCTTTGATGAAAACGAGGACGAAAATGATTATGATGCCAGCAAAAATTCATCTTCTGCTGATGAGCGTATGGATACTAGACCTAATAAAAGATCCAGGAGAGGTGGTCCTGTTAGATTTTCCCAGTCTTCCTCAGCTACTGGAGCAGACGGAGCAGATGGTGGCAGTAACGAAAATGATTATGAAGTGAACAAAGAAAGAGTTGGTGCATCGATGGGGCTTGTTAGTAGCTCAGAAAAACTTTCTTGGGGCAAAGGTGGAATAAGGAGTCACACTAGATATGGGGGTATTAATGGGGGTGGCGGTAAAATTTCCAGGAATAACCGCATCACCAAGCTGTCAGATTATGTTCGAAACTCGGAAAATATCAGTGAGGAGGAG TTGGACGTCCACCTTATGCTCGTTTCCATGGATAAAACTAGAATACCCGCGTTGCGAAGTCCATATATTTGCTGCAGGCCATCTGTGACGATTGGACACCTACGTCAA TTGGTTGCTCTTGAAACAGCACTTTCAGTTGATGTCATTGAAATGTACGTGGTGAAAGAGCTGCAAATGAAAATCAATCCTTCAACCTCGGGAACTTTTCTGGACCCATGTAAAGAAAGTGCACAGATATTAAACCAGCAAGAAACGCTGTCAATGGACAAACTCAAAACACACCGGCTAGCTTGTGGCTATCTGGTATGCCTTGAACCTACACCACACAAATGCTTGAAAACAGTGCACCCACTACTTGAATAA
- the LOC111803482 gene encoding putative E3 ubiquitin-protein ligase RING1a isoform X4: MECLHRFCRECIDKSMRLGNNECPACRTHCASRRSLRDDPNFDTLIAVLYPDIDKYEEEELAFQEEEKARNKQIQSSIAQTLKRQTEALGRKRSKPLRRLSSRGRKSFQNHIESLSFDENEDENDYDASKNSSSADERMDTRPNKRSRRGGPVRFSQSSSATGADGADGGSNENDYEVNKERVGASMGLVSSSEKLSWGKGGIRSHTRYGGINGGGGKISRNNRITKLSDYVRNSENISEEELDVHLMLVSMDKTRIPALRSPYICCRPSVTIGHLRQLVALETALSVDVIEMYVVKELQMKINPSTSGTFLDPCKESAQILNQQETLSMDKLKTHRLACGYLVCLEPTPHKCLKTVHPLLE; encoded by the exons ATGGAATGTCTGCACCGCTTCTGCAGGGAATGCATTGACAAATCAATGCGTTTAGG TAACAATGAGTGCCCTGCTTGCCGCACTCATTGTGCCAGTCGACGCTCTTTGAGAgatgatccaaattttgataCCTTAATTGCTGTGTTGTATCCAGATATCGACAAATATGAGGAGGAG gaaCTAGCTTttcaagaagaagagaaagctcGTAATAAGCAG ATCCAATCTTCCATTGCTCAGACACTTAAACGACAAACTGAAGCTTTGGGTCGGAAACGTTCAAAACCTTTGAGGAGATTAAGTTCTAGAGGACGAAAAAGCTTCCAAAATCATATTGAGAGTCTAAGCTTTGATGAAAACGAGGACGAAAATGATTATGATGCCAGCAAAAATTCATCTTCTGCTGATGAGCGTATGGATACTAGACCTAATAAAAGATCCAGGAGAGGTGGTCCTGTTAGATTTTCCCAGTCTTCCTCAGCTACTGGAGCAGACGGAGCAGATGGTGGCAGTAACGAAAATGATTATGAAGTGAACAAAGAAAGAGTTGGTGCATCGATGGGGCTTGTTAGTAGCTCAGAAAAACTTTCTTGGGGCAAAGGTGGAATAAGGAGTCACACTAGATATGGGGGTATTAATGGGGGTGGCGGTAAAATTTCCAGGAATAACCGCATCACCAAGCTGTCAGATTATGTTCGAAACTCGGAAAATATCAGTGAGGAGGAG TTGGACGTCCACCTTATGCTCGTTTCCATGGATAAAACTAGAATACCCGCGTTGCGAAGTCCATATATTTGCTGCAGGCCATCTGTGACGATTGGACACCTACGTCAA TTGGTTGCTCTTGAAACAGCACTTTCAGTTGATGTCATTGAAATGTACGTGGTGAAAGAGCTGCAAATGAAAATCAATCCTTCAACCTCGGGAACTTTTCTGGACCCATGTAAAGAAAGTGCACAGATATTAAACCAGCAAGAAACGCTGTCAATGGACAAACTCAAAACACACCGGCTAGCTTGTGGCTATCTGGTATGCCTTGAACCTACACCACACAAATGCTTGAAAACAGTGCACCCACTACTTGAATAA